One Thiocapsa sp. genomic window, ATGCTCACGTAACCGGGGCCGGTCTCCGGCAGTGCATCGGCACCGCCGATACAGCCGTTGGAGACGCCGCCGATCACCTCGGGCGGCCCGCTGCTCGGTGCTGCGACTGCGCCCCATGGCGTGGCGTGGACATTCTGCGCCGCGACAAGGAGCAGGGCGCCGGCGATGCAGAGTGCGAGGGCGGGTCCGAGCTCGCGGACCTGGGTGACCCGGGTCATGGCTTCTCCTGAATGACTTCCAGCAAATGAGACTGCGGCGCATGATACGCGGATAACTCCTAAACCGCGCCCAGCGCAGTATGCGATGTTTTTGGATGGGATCGGCCCCGGCAGACTTGACGGCCGTTGAAGTCTGCGCGGTTTAAAAGGACCAGACGAGCGGAACGACCAGGACCGTCACCAATCCCACGACCAAGGTTAAGGGGACCCCGATCCGCACGAAATCTCCGAAGCGGTAGCCGCCGACATTGAAGACCATCAGGTTGGTCTGATACCCGATGGGGGTCGCGAAGCTCGCGGATGCCGCGACCATCACCGTCAAGATAAAGGGCTCCGGCGATACGCCCATGCTATGGGCCGCCTGAAATGCGATCGGGAACACCAGCACCGCAGCCACGTTGTTGGTCGCAAGCGAGGTGAGGAGTGCGGTCGCCGTAAAGACCAAGGCGAGCGTGACCCAGGGGTCCCCGTCCGCCAGCCCGATCAGACCGCCGGCCACCAGCGAGGCCGCGCCCGTCTTCTCCAAGGCGGCGCCGATGCCGAAGGAGGTTGCGATCACCACCAGCACCTGCCAGTCCGGCGAGCGCCGTGCGGTGCGGCTGTCGGTGCAGCGCGTGAGGATCATGAGCCCCGCGGCCAGCAGTGCGGCCTCCAACATGCTGAGCCATCCCGCGGTGACGACGGCGACCATCCCGATCACGATGGCGATGGCGACCGGCGCGTGCTTGTGCTTGAGCGGATGCGAATCCCCGATCTGACTCACCAGCAGGAAGTCGCGCGAGTTCTTCTGCTGCTCCACGAAGTCCGGCCGTGTCTCCAGCAGGAGCGTGTCGCCCGGCGCCAGCACGATATCGCCGATCTTGCGGTCGACCCGCTCGCCGTTGCGCGCCAGCGCGATAATCACGGCATCGTAGCGATTGCGAAACCGCCCGACACGCACGCTTTTGCCGACCAAGGGCGATTTATCCGACAGCACGGCCTCGACGAAGCAGCGTCCCGGTCGCGGTACATTGAGCTTGAAGACCTGATCGGTCGCCGGGATCAGTCCGCGCGTGCGCTGCAGGTCCATCACCGAATCCAGGATCCCGGCGAAGACCAGCCGGTCGTTCGCCTGCAGCACCTCCTGCGAGGACACCGCCGCCATCACCTGCTCTCCGCGCTCGATCTCGATGAGAAATAAGCCGGGGAGCTGGCGCAATCCCGCATCCTCGATGCTCTTGCCGATCAGCGGACTGTCCGGCTCGACGAGCATCTCGGAGGTGTACTGGCGGACATCCTCGTAGCTGGCGGCCGCGGAGGTCCGTTTCGGGAGCAGCCAGTGTCCTGCCGTGAGCATGAAGACAAAGGTCGCGACCGTGATGGGCAGGCCGACCCAGATCGGCTCGAAGAGGCCCAGCCCCTCGCCGCCGAGGCGCTCCGTATAGAGCCCGTTGACCACCAGGTTGGTGCTGGTCCCGATCAGGGTGCAGGTGCCGCCGACGATACTGGCGTAGGACAGCGGGATGAGCAGGCGCGAGAGCTCCAAGCGGTGTCGCTTGGCCCAGTCCTGCACCGCCGGGATAAAGATGGCCACGACCGGCGTGTTGTTCAGGAATGCGCTCAGACCCGCGACGGGCAACATCAGGCGCAGACGCGCATCGGTCGGTCCGCGCGGACGTCCGAGCAGACCCGGGCCGATCCAACCGACGGCACCGGTTTGAGTGAGGCCCGTGACCACCACGTAGAGCACGCCGACGGTCAGCATGCCCGGATTGGAGAAACCGCTCAGGGCCTCCGCCGGGGTCAGGATGCCGAACAGGAGCAGTAGGGTGAGTGCGCCGGCGGTGACGACATCCGGTGCGGCGCGGCTGAAGGCGAAAAGCCCGAAGCAGAGCACCACGATGCCCAGGCTGAACCAGCCCTCCCAACCGAGTTGCATCAAGGCGCTCATGTCCTCGTCAGTGATCGCGACCGCGTTGCAGTGCCTCGTAACGGGCCTTGAATGCCTCTTGGCGCAGCCGCGAGGCGTCGTCCTCGGTCGGTGCGAGCGGCGAGTCCTGCCAGGTGCCGGTGGCGTGATCGAACACCGAGAACCGCCAGCCGCGACCGACCTTGAAGACCTTGGTCACGTCCTTGCCGGCTTGTTCCATCGCCTCGAGCTTGCCGAGCTTGTCTAGACCGCCGAGATTTGTCGCAGCGCGCGGCGTCTCTTCGGCCGATCGATGCTCGGTCAGGTTGAAGCGGTTGTTCTGGATCTCGCCCTGCACGTCGAGCTCGACCGATTCGACCCCGGGAAGACGCGCCAGGATGTAGCCGGCCATCATCATCCCGAGCTTCTGATTCTCGGACTCGAGCGCGGTGAGCAGCTTGTCGGCGACGATCTGGCAACGCTGCAGTCGATCCGGTTTTTCGACCCACTCCCGGCTCATTTGCCAGCCGGCATCCATATCCAGATCGAGCTTCTCGAAAAAGGGCTGAGCCTGGCCGATCAGGGCATCGGGGACGTTGAGCTCGTAGATCCGATCGTCGATGATGGCTTTCAGAAGCATCGGTTGCCTCGCACGTCGTTGGTGATGGTCTCGGATAGTAAACCGCAGTCGGGGTGACCTGCGTACCTTTCGTGCGGACGCGGCCTTGCGGGGTTCGATGCCGAGACGCGGTTTCACTCTATACGATCTTTTTTTTCCGGCCGCGGCGACTGCAAAGCGCGTCGTGTTGCCCTCGGAGCACAGCATGTTGTTGACCATCCCGGCGCTTCTCAACACCGCCCAGATCGCCAAGATTCACGAGACCCTCGCGGATGCACCCTTCGTCGACGGCAAGTTGACCGCCGGCTTCGCCGCCGGGCGGGTCAAGCACAATGAAGAGATGCGGCCGGAACCCGAGCGCATGCAGCGGCTCATTCGAATCATCATGGCGAGTCTCGGCCATCACGAGACCTTTCGGTTCGGCGTCCTGCCGCATCGGGTCGCCGATCCCATCGTCGCCCGCTACACCCCGGGCATGGCCTACGGGGAGCATGTCGACGATCCGATCATGGGGACGACCGGTCCGCGTTTCCGATCCGATGTCTCCATGACGATCTTTCTCAACGACCCCGCGTCCTACGAGGGCGGCGAGCTGTTCATCCGCACCCCGTTCGGCGAGCAGAGGATCAAATCGGCCGCGGGCGATGCCGTCGTCTATCCCTCCTCGAGTCTGCACCGAGTGATGGAGGTCACGCGCGGGGAGCGTCTGGTCGCCCTGACCTGGATCCAGAGCTACGTGCGCGATCCCGCACGCCGAGAGCTGCTCTACGAGTTGAATCTCGCCCGCGAGCGATTGCTCAAGACCGCACCCGAGGAGGACACCACCGCCTACGTCGATCGCTCCTACGCGAACCTGGTGCGTATGTGGAGTGATCTCTAGTGGAGCGGTGCAGAGATTCCGAGACCGTCCGAGATCATTTTCGTTGTCGTTGTCGTTGTCGTAATCGACCATCGGATACGACCACGACCACGACCACGACCACGACCACGAACGGTCTCGACACATCTGCCGTGCTGCACTAGCCTGCGTCCGGCCCCGACGGAGCACAACATGCGTCGAGTCTTCGTCGCGCTCGGGGATCGCCCGGGGTATCGTTCGGCGCGGGCTGGATGGATTTCGCTTCGCTCTACCCATCCTACGTGTTTCGGTTGTTTTTTAATCGTTCTTAAACCGCGCCGACTCCAACGCTCGTCACATCTGCCGGGGCCGATCCCATCCAAAAACATCGCATACCGCGCCGGGCGCGGTTTAAGCGGGCAAACAACGCTGTCTTCAAGAGCAAAGGGGGTCGAGCATGCAACAGGGCAGTGACGGGGATCGCATCTTTTTGGACCGAGCGGTCGAGGCGTTCATCCGGATCGCGTTTGTCGCGATCCTGGTCGCCTGGTGTTTCGATATCGTGCGGCCCTTCATCGTGCCCTTTGCTTGGGCGATCATCATCGCGATCGGACTCTATCCCGGTTACGAGCGGCTCACGCACGTCCTGAACGGGCGTCGAGTCCTCGCCGCCGTCATCATGTCCTTGCTCTGCTTCGCGCTGCTGCTGGTTCCGGCGCTGCTGCTCAGTGCCTCGCTGGTCGGAGAGGTGCACACCGTCATCAATGCCTTCAGCCACGAGTCACTGAAGATTCCGCCCTTGCCCGATGCCGTTGCACAGCTGCCGCTGATCGGCGACGACATCGCCCGTGTCTGGACCGAGGGCACGTCGAATTTCCGGGCTGTGCTCGTACAGGTCGAGCCCGAGCTCAAGGTTGCCCTGCAGTGGACGATCGGCGTGGCCGGCGGGGCCGGTGTGGGGCTGCTGCACATCCTCGTCGCCATCTTGATTGCGGGCTTCCTGCTCGCTCAGGCCGAGGCCGGGCAGCGCGCGAGTGCGGCCTTTGCACGGCGGTTGGCCGGGGCGCGGGGCGTCGAGTTCGCCAAGCTCTCCGAGGCGACGATTCGCAGCGTGACCCGGGGCATTCTCGGCGTCGCCTTGATTCAGTCGCTCCTCGCCGGGCTGGGGTGGCTGGCGATCGGTGTGCCCGCGGCCGGACTCTGGGCGCTGCTGGCGCTGGTGATGTGCGTGGTGCAGATCGGGATCCTACCGATCACGGTGGCGATCCTGGTCTATGTCTTCTTCCAGGTCGGAACCTTCACCTTCCTGGCGTTTCTGGTCTGGAGTCTCTTCGTGTACAGCCTGGAGCACATCTTGAAGCCCATCCTTCTCGGGCGCGGGGTGGATGTCCCGATGGCCGTTATCTTCGTCGGCGCCATCGGCGGTTTTCTGAGTGCCGGCATCATCGGGCTCTTCGTCGGCTCGGTCGTTCTGGTACTCGGCTACAAGCTCTTCCTCGCGTGGTTGCACGGAGGGCCCGAGTCCGCCGAGCATTCGGCCGCGATGGCGTCGAGGGAGGATCCCACGCCGCAGGTCTGAGCCGCGTTCGTCCCTGTGCCTGTCGTGGGGGGCCACGCGCGCTTCATCTTTACTCGGAAACGTGTCGGCAATAAGTCGAGTATTCAATCCCATCGTTGTCGTAATCGACAACGACAACGACAACGACAACGACAACGACAACGACAACGACAACGACAACAAGACCGACAACGACAACCGTTGTATAGGTATTCTCTCGTCGAGTTGTTTGACTTGTTTTTGAACCGTTCCTGACCGAGACACGGAGCCTTCTTGATGTCCGATTTGATCCTCCACTTCGAGCGCCGCCCCGGCTGGGGCTCGATCATCTGCGCCCACGTTTGGGATGCCCAGCCGATCGGGCCTCGTAACGATTGGCCCGGTGTGCCGATGGATGCCCTTGATGACGACTGGTATCGGATCCGCCTGCCCGGAATCCGCTCGGCGCATCTGGTCTTCACCGACGGCGAAGGTCATCAGACGCACGATCACTTTCGCGATGCCGACGGCTGGCTCGACGCCAGAAGCCACTGGCACGATCATCGGCCCGGGCATCGCGTGCGGTCCCCGAAGACTGCCGAGCCGCCGCCCGCTGCCCGGCCCGTGCCGAGCTTCACGACCGAGCTTCGCCCGGTCGCCGAGCGGAGCGATTTCCGCGAGGAGACCATCTATTTTCTGATCACCACGCGCTTCTACGACGGCGATCCTTCGAATAATTTCTTCTGCCGCGACCGCATCCAGTTCGACGAGGCCGGCACTCCGGTCGATCCCCATTGGCGCGGCGACTTCAAGGGGCTGATCCAGCGCCTGGATTACATTCGTGACCTCGGCTTCACGGCCATCTGGATCACGCCGCCCGTGGAGAACCGCTCCGGTCTGGATTATCACGGCTATCACCCTTACGACTGGACCCGCATCGATCCGCGCCTGGAGTCACCGGGAGCGACCTATCAAGACCTGATCGACGCCGCCCATGCCAAGGGCATCAAGATTATCCAGGACGTCGTCGTGAACCATTCCTGCCAGTACGGCATCCGCGGGCAGGTGCACATCGATCATCTCCCGATCAAATATTACGTGCCGCAAGGCGCGGAGCAGGGGCAGGTCGATCACGGCCCCTACCAGGGCCACCTCGGCAATTACGCCTGGCCGAATCGCGACGACATCGACAACCCGGTCGCGCCCCAATGGTATCGCGAGCGCCACGACAGTGATCCGGAGGGCACCGAGCCGCTGGTCGATCCGAAGACCGGCGAGACGGTACCCAAGCCCGGCTACAACCCGGGGCGTTTCTTCGGTGTCGACCCCGATGATCTGGATCCCGAGTGGTATCACCAGGAGGGCTTCATCTGCGGCGGCGATTGGGAGAGTCCCCATTCGCTCCAGCACAAGCACTTGGCCGGCGACTGTATCGACCTTGCGACCGAGCGGCAGAACGTCAAGGACTATCTGATCGGCGCCATCAACCGCTATCTCGACATGGGCGTGGATGCGCTGCGCATCGACACCGTGAAGCATGTGGAGCGCGACAACCTGCTCGAATACATCAACGCCTGGAAGGCCCACAAGCCCGGTCTCTTCGTGTTCGGCGAGAATTTGGTCAAGGGCTACGGCTGGGGCGATCTCGGCGGCGGCGACAACGGCCCCTCGGAGATCCGACCCTGGTGGTACACGCGCATCGCCCATGATCCCCAAGATCCGGAATCCGGCGGCGACTCGGGCTTCCCGCAGCTCGATTTCGGCCTCTTCTCGACCTTCCGCGATACCGTGAGCAAGGGCACCTACGCCGGCACCGCCCAGATCCTCGGCATGGACTGGATCTACGGTGACGTGACCCAGTTGGTCACTTTCCTGCAAAACCACGACGTCGGCCCGGACAACGACTTCAAGTACCGCTTCAAAGGCGAGCAGTGGATGGCCGCCGCGGCCTACAACCTGATCTGGACCGTGCGCGGGATCCCCTGTCTGTATTTCGGCGAGGAGATCGAGTTCATGAAGGGCGCGCCGCAAGACGTCGAAGGCGAGCGCGACACCCTGCATCAGACCGGGCGCGCCTATTTCGGCGATCACCTGACCGACGCGCGTCTCGACGAGACGCAGAGCAACCCGCTCTATCGTCATATCCAGCGCCTCAACCTGATCCGCCGTGCGATTCCTGCCCTGCAAAAAGCCGGGTTGAGCCATCTGGCCGAATGGGGCAGCGGGATGCGATTCGTGCGCGAGCATCCCGAGAGCGGGACCTATGTGGTGGTCGGTCTCTCCATCGGCTCGGATCAGGAGATCGGGATCGACGGGATCCGGCCGGGGATCTATCGCGACGCCGTGACCGGCCAAGAGCAAGAGTGCCGGGGCCGGTTGGTCTTCCACGTCAAGGCCAATTCGGCCGGCATCTATGTCCTGGACGGACCGGGCAAGATCGGCGAAGACGGGGTTTATCTCAGGTGAGCCGGCGATTCAAAAACAACCGAAACCCGTGGGATGGGTAGAGCGAAGCGAAACCCATCCAGCCCGCGCCAAGCGCATCAGACCGAAACCCGGCAGCGCCGCGGTTTGGAGGGTGGGTTTCGCTATCGCTCTACAGACCGAAACCCGGCAGCGCCGCGGTTTGGAGGATGGGTTTCGCTGTCGCTCTACCCATCCTACCCGTTCATCAAGGTATTCACCTTGTTTGTGAATCGTAACCCAATGAGGGCACCAAGGCGGGAGGCTCGGCGACGGGCGCAAGCGCGCGTTTCGGGCCGAGCCAGGTCACCAGCGCGGAGTCGCCCGATGGCCATTGACCCTTTGCCTGATTGTCGGGCGCACTGCCGATGAAGACGAGGTAGCTGTATTTGCCGTAGTGGGGCAACTTCCGCGCGAGGCCGGGGAGTGCGGCCGGCTCGTTCGCGGCGAGCCAGCCGAGCGGCTGTCGGTCCCGCCACGCGGTGAGCACGGGGCTGACCTGCACGCCGTCGAGCGGGTCTTCGCCGCCGAGTCGGAGCCGGCGCTGCTCGGGCTCCAGCGCGACGCCTTGCGCCAGTTGCGCAAATCGATCGAGCCAGCGGTTCTCCCAACCCATCAGCCAGACCGCTCGGTCCTCGGGCAGCGCCTGCAGGGTGTCGTCCCAGCGAATCTCCCAGCCGGGGTGACCGGCCTTCCACGCCTCGGCGAGGCGCCGGTAGCCGTCCTTGAAGGCATCGGGTGCCGCGGCGGGTAGGACCATGAGCCCGCGGTCGGACCCGAAGAGGTTGCTCAAGGCGACGGGTGTCTCGCCCGCAAGCAGCTCGCGAAAGACGTCGAACCAGGGGTCGACCGCGACCCGGACAGGCGCGGACGGCAGGGTGGCTTTGAAGTCCGTGCTTGCTCCGGTGAGCTCGACGACGAGACCGACCGGGTCGCCCGTCTCTTGATGCACGAGTACAGGGACATGCACGGGGAAGGGCTCGCCGCCTTGGGTCTGCTCGATG contains:
- a CDS encoding SLC13 family permease; this encodes MSALMQLGWEGWFSLGIVVLCFGLFAFSRAAPDVVTAGALTLLLLFGILTPAEALSGFSNPGMLTVGVLYVVVTGLTQTGAVGWIGPGLLGRPRGPTDARLRLMLPVAGLSAFLNNTPVVAIFIPAVQDWAKRHRLELSRLLIPLSYASIVGGTCTLIGTSTNLVVNGLYTERLGGEGLGLFEPIWVGLPITVATFVFMLTAGHWLLPKRTSAAASYEDVRQYTSEMLVEPDSPLIGKSIEDAGLRQLPGLFLIEIERGEQVMAAVSSQEVLQANDRLVFAGILDSVMDLQRTRGLIPATDQVFKLNVPRPGRCFVEAVLSDKSPLVGKSVRVGRFRNRYDAVIIALARNGERVDRKIGDIVLAPGDTLLLETRPDFVEQQKNSRDFLLVSQIGDSHPLKHKHAPVAIAIVIGMVAVVTAGWLSMLEAALLAAGLMILTRCTDSRTARRSPDWQVLVVIATSFGIGAALEKTGAASLVAGGLIGLADGDPWVTLALVFTATALLTSLATNNVAAVLVFPIAFQAAHSMGVSPEPFILTVMVAASASFATPIGYQTNLMVFNVGGYRFGDFVRIGVPLTLVVGLVTVLVVPLVWSF
- a CDS encoding Fe2+-dependent dioxygenase, producing the protein MLLTIPALLNTAQIAKIHETLADAPFVDGKLTAGFAAGRVKHNEEMRPEPERMQRLIRIIMASLGHHETFRFGVLPHRVADPIVARYTPGMAYGEHVDDPIMGTTGPRFRSDVSMTIFLNDPASYEGGELFIRTPFGEQRIKSAAGDAVVYPSSSLHRVMEVTRGERLVALTWIQSYVRDPARRELLYELNLARERLLKTAPEEDTTAYVDRSYANLVRMWSDL
- a CDS encoding AI-2E family transporter — translated: MQQGSDGDRIFLDRAVEAFIRIAFVAILVAWCFDIVRPFIVPFAWAIIIAIGLYPGYERLTHVLNGRRVLAAVIMSLLCFALLLVPALLLSASLVGEVHTVINAFSHESLKIPPLPDAVAQLPLIGDDIARVWTEGTSNFRAVLVQVEPELKVALQWTIGVAGGAGVGLLHILVAILIAGFLLAQAEAGQRASAAFARRLAGARGVEFAKLSEATIRSVTRGILGVALIQSLLAGLGWLAIGVPAAGLWALLALVMCVVQIGILPITVAILVYVFFQVGTFTFLAFLVWSLFVYSLEHILKPILLGRGVDVPMAVIFVGAIGGFLSAGIIGLFVGSVVLVLGYKLFLAWLHGGPESAEHSAAMASREDPTPQV
- a CDS encoding alpha-amylase family glycosyl hydrolase, which produces MSDLILHFERRPGWGSIICAHVWDAQPIGPRNDWPGVPMDALDDDWYRIRLPGIRSAHLVFTDGEGHQTHDHFRDADGWLDARSHWHDHRPGHRVRSPKTAEPPPAARPVPSFTTELRPVAERSDFREETIYFLITTRFYDGDPSNNFFCRDRIQFDEAGTPVDPHWRGDFKGLIQRLDYIRDLGFTAIWITPPVENRSGLDYHGYHPYDWTRIDPRLESPGATYQDLIDAAHAKGIKIIQDVVVNHSCQYGIRGQVHIDHLPIKYYVPQGAEQGQVDHGPYQGHLGNYAWPNRDDIDNPVAPQWYRERHDSDPEGTEPLVDPKTGETVPKPGYNPGRFFGVDPDDLDPEWYHQEGFICGGDWESPHSLQHKHLAGDCIDLATERQNVKDYLIGAINRYLDMGVDALRIDTVKHVERDNLLEYINAWKAHKPGLFVFGENLVKGYGWGDLGGGDNGPSEIRPWWYTRIAHDPQDPESGGDSGFPQLDFGLFSTFRDTVSKGTYAGTAQILGMDWIYGDVTQLVTFLQNHDVGPDNDFKYRFKGEQWMAAAAYNLIWTVRGIPCLYFGEEIEFMKGAPQDVEGERDTLHQTGRAYFGDHLTDARLDETQSNPLYRHIQRLNLIRRAIPALQKAGLSHLAEWGSGMRFVREHPESGTYVVVGLSIGSDQEIGIDGIRPGIYRDAVTGQEQECRGRLVFHVKANSAGIYVLDGPGKIGEDGVYLR